The following is a genomic window from Spirochaetota bacterium.
TATTATACAGCTGTTAAAAGAGGATGTAATGTAGATCAACCAAGAAACCTCGCAAAGTCTGTTACGGTAGAATAGTTATAAATTTAATTTATTTAATTTTTTTATATTTATTAATTTAATTTTCTATTTAATAGTTAATAATTTTAATTTGATTATGAAAAATATTAAATTTTTTTATTTTTTAATAAATATATTACTTTTTGTATTTTTATATTCTTTTCTAATTGTATATTTATTTAAATTCCTATTTAATATTAATAATAATTTTTTTAACTTTTTTTCAATTCTTTCATTTATTGTTTTTTTTATTATTCTTTTTAAGCCTTATCTATTTTATATAATTAGATTTTTAATTTTTTTTACTATTTTCTATTTAATTATTATATTTTATAAACTTATTAATATATATTTTTCATTTTTTTTATTAACTGTTTATTTGTGGTCTTTCCCAAAATTGTTAAAATTATATAATAAAACATTCAATTTTTTAAAATAAAAATATATTTTCCTAAATATGTAAAACAAAAATCAAAATAAAAGAAATCAATAAATTTAATTATAAAAAATATTTTTATTAAGATTAGGTATATATTAATGAAAATAAAGTGTAAAAATGAGGATTTTATCGTAAATGAAATCTTAGATATAAATAATATTGAAAAAATTAAATTTATAATAAATGATAATAAGGTATATATAAACAATAATAATAAAACAGATTATAATAATTATTTTTTTATAATAATCAAAAACAAAAAATCATATATTGAACATTTTGAGCTTATTAATGAAATTTCAGAATTATTTAAAATAAAAGAACATCAAATATATTTTTGTGGTATAAAGGATAAATATTCAAATTCTACACAAATTTTTTCAATTAAGACAAACTTGGAAGAATTAAATAAAAATAATTATCTTGTTGATTTTATAAAAAAAAGAGAAATAGTTTTACCAAAATTAAAATTAAGCTTTTTATGTTTATCAAAAGAAAATATAGGAAATGAAAATCTTATAAAGAATAACTTTTCCATTGTTGTTAGAGATATTATCGAAAATCAAAAAGAATGTATACAAAAAAATATAGAAGAAATAATTCTATATGGATTACCTAACTATTTTGATGAACAGAGATTTGGATCTTTTAAAAAAATAAATGGAATTCCTGGAAAATATTTTTTTCAAAGAAACTATGAAAAATTTTTGGTAACATTTCTCGAACCTTATGAAAATGAAAAAAAAGAATTAAAAGAAATCAAACATTTTATTTTAAATAATTGGAGAGAATGGAATCAAATTTTAAATAAGTTAGAAATATTTTTAGAACAAATTAAGAAAGAATATTATAAAAATAAAAGGAATAAAAACATATTAAAAAAAATATTAGATGAAGCTAAATTTTTATATAGAATAATCTCTTATATTAAAAGTTTCAATTCATCACCTTCTTTTTTTAAATGTACTAAATTTATCTCTAAAAATCTAATTATTCTATTACTTAACTCTTATCAATCAATATTGTTTAATTCTTTATTAAATAATTTTTTATATTTCTTAAATATTAACTATGATTTAACTATTCAAAAATATGAAAAATTAAATAAATTAACTTCTTTAAATTTTTTAACAAACCTTAATGCTAACTTTTTTTATTTTTATAAATTTAAAAATAATAATTATTCATATGAATTTTTTAATATATTAAAAAACTTAAAACTACCTTTAATTGGCTATGATGTAAATGAAAAATTAAAAACCCATAAAATAGAATTAGAAAAATTAATAGATAATTATTCCTTTACAGATGATAATAAATATTTCCTTGTTGATTTTATTTCAAAAAGTTTTAATTTTATTGAAAATAATGTTAATCAATTATTAAAAAAAGAAAAATTAGAATTATCAAAAATGAAAGTAAAATCTAAACTTAATATGGACATTGCAACTAAAATGAGAAATATTATAGTTTTCCCTGAAAACTTAACTTATAAATTTGAAAACGATGAAATATATAAAAACAAATTAAAACTAATATTAAATTTTAATCTTCCAAAAGGTTCATATGCAACTATTTTAATCAAAAGAATTTTTTAAAATTAAAATAAATGAAAAAAGAAATTGAAAAAAAATTTTTAATTAAAGAAAATCTTTTTTACAAAAATATTATTGACCTTTCAAATAATATATTTATTAAAATTCCTATCATCAAAAATATAGTTATTTTTATTATAAAATATTTCTCCTTATTTAACAACAAAAGTTTTATTATTTTTAAAAATTATATTTTTCAATATTATCTATTAAATGAAGTAGATAAAGTTTTAAGATTCAGAAATGAAAAAAAAATTAATTTATTAACTTTAAAAATTAATAGTGAATTATCTACCATATCAATAAAAAGCATTGAATTTGATCAAAAGTTAAATAAAAAATTTTCTAAAGAATTAATAGATTTTATAAAAAAAAATTATAATAATTATATTGAAAAAACTAGATATATAATTATATATAAAAGAAATACACTTGAAGTTGATTTCTTTGATGGTAATAATAAAGGATTAATAATTTGTGAGATAGAAAATAAAAATTTTAATAAAATAATGTTACCTCCATGGATAGACAAAGATATCACAGGTGATATAAAATACTTTAATTCTTATCTTCAAAAAAAACCTTATAAATATTGGAATAACTAAAATTTATGGAAAGAGTACTAAATGAGATAAAAAATAAAATAAGCTTTTTTGAAAATTTAAACCTTTTAACAAAAATTTATGAAAGTTGGGAAAATAAATTTAATAATATAAAAAATATCTTTAACATTAATTGTATTAATTTTTGCAGCAAATGTTGTGATACAAATGTAAATAATATTCAGGCTACAATATTTGAACTCTTAATACCAGCTATTTTTTTTTATGAGCTAATATTTAATAAAAATAAAGAATATATTGAAGATTTATTTCAGTTATACAAAATTGATATTTCTGAAGAGATCTTAAAAAGCAAAATTGTTAATTTTATATTTTCTAATAATATAAATCTAGATAGGTGTTTATTTTATAATAATCAAGAAGGTAAATGGGGCTGCTCTATTTATAATATAAGACCATCTATATGCAGATTATTTGGATTTTCTCTTGTAAAAGACAAATTCGGAAATCTAAATTTTTCTCCATGTAAAGAATTAAAAGAATTCTTATTTTATAATAAGAATAATAAAGACAAATTAATAAATTATAATATTAATTTAAATAATATGAATGATAAAATAAATATTACAAACTTTTTAAGAATAGATAATTATTACAATAAAATATCTAAAAGTAATTTGCCTATTTATGATAAACTTTATCAAGAAGTATTAACATTGAATTATCAATATACAAAAAATTTGTATAATATTAATGAAGCTTTTAAAAAAGCTTTTGAAATTATTTATTTAAAATTTTATATGTTTGAATATAATAATATTAGTTAATTTTATTTATATTTACATATTGATTTTTTATTTATATTTTCTTTTTATTTTTGTTATTTATATTTTATTAAAATCTTTAATAAGGTTAATTATGAATAAAAAGATAAAATTTAATTATAATATAAAAATTCATAACCTTGATAAAATAAGTCACAAAGAAAAAAAGATTTTTAATAGGTTTTTATTTTTTCATAAACCAAATAATTATGAATATGATTTAATAAAAAAATTTAATAATTATCTTAAAATATTTCCTGTTTCAGAAAAGAGGGTTTACTATATCCCATCAATCATTAACAATTTGAATGATTCTATAAAAAATTATAATTCTTTACCTAGTGATAATTCAGAAAAAAATGAAATAATAAAATATTTAGAAGAATTAAATAACCATTTCCAAAAATATTATTTCGGAAAAATAAATACTCAATGTGGAATATGTTATGGATATAATAAATATTTAAATTCTTTAGAATTTCATAAAACAAATGAAATAATAATTTCGTTAACTCCACAAATATTAGTTTTAGGTGATTTAAGAAATATTGATTTAAATAATAATAAAGGTTTTAATATTAATGACTTACAAGCTTTTTATATTTCTGAAAATACAATATTAGAACTATTTTCTACAACACTTCATTTTGCTCCAATATCTCTCAAAGAAAATCCTTTTTATTCATTAATTGTATTGCCTGAAAATACAAACCTATCTTTACAAGAAGATTTAAAAGAAATAAGAAAAGAAATAAAAGATAAAATCTCAAACGGTACTGAAAAAATTTTTGATTATAATTATTTTTTATTTGCAAAAAACAAATGGCTTTTTACTCACAGAGACTCTCCACAGTTTAAAATGGATGCTTTAGAATTTATAAAAACAAAAGAGAGACTACAATTAATAGATTAAACTTAAAGTTTAATAATTTTATTTAAGAGGTTTAAATGAAATCATTAAATATTAAAATGCCTATAAACTTTGTTCTAAGTGGTGGGGCAGCCAAAGGATTTATCCATATTGGAGTTTTAAAAGCTTTTGAGGAAATTGGAATACTTCCTTCATCAATAACTGGAACAAGTGCAGGGGCTTTATTTGGAGCTCTATTTGCTATATATGGCAATTTTAAGCAATGTAATGAAAAGATTGATTTTTTCTTAAATTCTAAAATATATAAAGAATTTAAAGAAAAATATCTTTCAACTGATCTTTTTAATAAAAAAGAGAAAAACAATGAAAATATAATAACCTTTTTTAAAAAAAAAGAGAAATTCAAAACCAAATTTTCCAAAATTACAAATTTTATTACTGAAAAGATTACATCGGTTATTAAAGATACAAAATCTATTTTTAATTTGTTTGATGATTCAGCACTAATTGAACCGGATGATATAAATAAAGTATATGAAGAAATTTTCAATGATTATACTTTAGAAAAACTCAAGATTCCTTTTATAGCCGTATCAACAGATATAAATAGCAAGTCCACTTTTTGTTTTAAAAAAGGAAATTTAGCCCAAGCTATTAAAGCAAGTACTGCAATTCCTTTTATATTTCCACCAGTTAAAATCGAAGATAAAATACTTTATGATGGAGGTATCTCGTCTAATTTACCGGTAAATGAATCAAAAGATAATTTTCAAGAAGGAATATATATAGGAGTAGACTTAGCTTCAAAGCCTTTACCTTTAGATGAAGACGCTAGTTTTTTAGAACTTTTTCAACAAATTATAAGTACTTCAATTTATTCAAAACAAATATCAGATGGAAAACTTTGCGATATTTATTTAGCACCAATCCAAGAGCCTATCGGTCTTTTTAATTTTGAACTTAAAGATGAACTTATTAATAAAGGGTTCAATTATATTATTTCCCAAAAAGAAAATATAATTCAAAAATTAAGAAATATATATAGTATAAAAAAAAGAAAAAAAATATTTTCAAATATATTTGGAATTAAACTTGATTAACTATAATATAAAATATAGCTTTATTAAATTTTAATATAATTTTTTTATTACTATATATTTGTTTTTTAAAATTTAATTTTATTAATTTTTAATAAAATAAAAATTTATATATTAAATTAAGGAGTACATAATGATAAAACAAAATTTCAATATAGGTGATAAGTTTAGTAAAGAATTAATTGTAGAAGATAAGCACACAGCTAAATTTATTGGCTCTGGGGGACTTGAAGTTTTTTCAACGCCTTCCTTAGTTGCACTTATGGAATTAGCATCAAAAGAATTTATTGATCCAAAACTTGAAAATGGCTATTCGACAGTTGGGATTGAAATATTAGTAAAACATTTAAAAGCAACACCTATTGGAGACAAAGTTATATGTAATGGTAAAGTAGAAGAAATAGATGGGAAAAAGATAAAATTTTTTCTTGAATGTTTCGATTCAAAAGGAAAAATTGGTGAAGGCACACATTATAGATTTATTGTAGAAAATGAAAAATTCTTAAAAAAAATTTATAGTTAAATTTAATAGTAATAAATATTTCACTCTTTTATCTAATTTATCTAATACTTAACTTTTTCAACTCATTTTTTATTATAAAAAAAACAATAAATGAGAGTAATTGAGTTAAAACTATAAAAATTGTTACAAATATTAAATTTGTCTTAAATAAAAACCCTATAATTGAGCTCCCTATAAAAATAGATATTCCATATATTGTATTAAATATTCCATAACCCAATCCTCTTTTTTTAAAATGAGTAATATCAGCTATAGCCGATTTCATGATAGTCTCGTGAGTCCCCATAACAATCCCCCACAAAACTACAGCCACAATAACAAAAATATTTTTATTCAAAAATAAAAAAAGAGGAATAAATAATGTAAATAGAGGAATTACAAATAAAAGAGTTAATCCTTCTATTTCAGAATCCTTTTTTTCTTTCATTATATCATAGATTTTTCCAACTATCAATGCTACAATAGCATCTATACCCATTGCTATAGAATAAAATAGAGGAATATTGCCATCTGAAAACATATTTCTTTCTTTTAAATAATAACCTATAAGTACAAAGCTAATAAAACCAATAGTTGTTAAGAATGTAAAAGTTGAATAAAGAAAAAATATTTTATTAAATTTATCCTTATTCTCTTCTTTTTTATTATCATTAAGCAATTCAAATTTTTCAGGGTCTTTAGCATTTATAAATGTATAAAATAAAATTAACATTAATAGAACAAATGGAATCCATAGCAAACTAAATCCAAATCTGTATTTAAAAATTAAATCATCTCTTTTAATAAAAAATAGAGCAAAGGTAAATATCAATGGACCTGCAAAAGCTCCAATTTGATCAAAGAATTCATGAATTGCAAACCCCATACCTGTCCCAATAGCTTTTGCATAAGATGACATTAGAGTATCTTTAGCAGGGCTTCTAATAGCTTTTCCTATCCTTTCCAGAACAATAAAAGCAGCTACTAAATACCAACTGTTTACAAGTCCAATCATTGGAACAGAAATCAAAAGACCATAACCAATAAATGTAAATAACCATGGAGCTTTAGTTTTATCGGAAAGATAACCTGAAAGAATTCTTAAAAAATATCCAAAAAACTCTGCAAAGCCAGTTATAAAACCAACTAAAACTATATCCAAATTAATTAGTTTTGTATATGGACCATAAACTGATCTAGCTGATTCATAAATAATATCACCAAAAAGAGATATAAAACCAAACATACCTATAACAAGTAATGCTTTTCTTTTTATATCACTAGAAATACTGTTTTTCATAATATCCCTCTATAATTATTTTTATAATTTTATTTGTATAAATATATTTTAATAATTTTTTTTGCAATTTATAATTAAAATAATTTTAATTATATAATAATTTTTAGCAAAATTAAATTTTAATTTATTTTTTTCAAAAACCAAATATCATATAAATGCAAAATAAATATATTTATTTTATAAAAATAATAAAGAAATAAATAAAAAAAATTAAAAAAATTGAAAATTAAAATAATTACAAAAATAAATAATTTTATTTTAAATTATATTTATTGTAAAATTAAATCCTATAAAATTTTAAAATATTTTGCAATAAAGTTCATAATAATATTATTTGTATAATTTGAAATTTATTTAAAAAATGTTATCTTTTTTTAAGAAATAGTAATGGGTTTGAAAAAATGCAAAAAAAATTAGAAATAAAAAAAATAGGAATATTTGGTGGAACAGGATTTATTGGGTCAAATATTGTTTATTATTTAAATAATAATATAAATAATATTAATAGAAAAAGTTTTCACACTCAGAATTATGAATTAATTTTTAATATAGATGAGATTATAATATTTTTTTCTAAAACAAGATGGAATAATTTAACTAAAGATATTGAAAATAAATTATTCAAATATGTTAAAATTGATATTTTTAATTATTCTGAG
Proteins encoded in this region:
- a CDS encoding thioesterase family protein; protein product: MIKQNFNIGDKFSKELIVEDKHTAKFIGSGGLEVFSTPSLVALMELASKEFIDPKLENGYSTVGIEILVKHLKATPIGDKVICNGKVEEIDGKKIKFFLECFDSKGKIGEGTHYRFIVENEKFLKKIYS
- a CDS encoding patatin-like phospholipase family protein, coding for MKSLNIKMPINFVLSGGAAKGFIHIGVLKAFEEIGILPSSITGTSAGALFGALFAIYGNFKQCNEKIDFFLNSKIYKEFKEKYLSTDLFNKKEKNNENIITFFKKKEKFKTKFSKITNFITEKITSVIKDTKSIFNLFDDSALIEPDDINKVYEEIFNDYTLEKLKIPFIAVSTDINSKSTFCFKKGNLAQAIKASTAIPFIFPPVKIEDKILYDGGISSNLPVNESKDNFQEGIYIGVDLASKPLPLDEDASFLELFQQIISTSIYSKQISDGKLCDIYLAPIQEPIGLFNFELKDELINKGFNYIISQKENIIQKLRNIYSIKKRKKIFSNIFGIKLD
- a CDS encoding DUF4867 family protein, which gives rise to MNKKIKFNYNIKIHNLDKISHKEKKIFNRFLFFHKPNNYEYDLIKKFNNYLKIFPVSEKRVYYIPSIINNLNDSIKNYNSLPSDNSEKNEIIKYLEELNNHFQKYYFGKINTQCGICYGYNKYLNSLEFHKTNEIIISLTPQILVLGDLRNIDLNNNKGFNINDLQAFYISENTILELFSTTLHFAPISLKENPFYSLIVLPENTNLSLQEDLKEIRKEIKDKISNGTEKIFDYNYFLFAKNKWLFTHRDSPQFKMDALEFIKTKERLQLID
- a CDS encoding YkgJ family cysteine cluster protein, producing MERVLNEIKNKISFFENLNLLTKIYESWENKFNNIKNIFNINCINFCSKCCDTNVNNIQATIFELLIPAIFFYELIFNKNKEYIEDLFQLYKIDISEEILKSKIVNFIFSNNINLDRCLFYNNQEGKWGCSIYNIRPSICRLFGFSLVKDKFGNLNFSPCKELKEFLFYNKNNKDKLINYNINLNNMNDKINITNFLRIDNYYNKISKSNLPIYDKLYQEVLTLNYQYTKNLYNINEAFKKAFEIIYLKFYMFEYNNIS
- a CDS encoding tRNA pseudouridine(13) synthase TruD, coding for MKIKCKNEDFIVNEILDINNIEKIKFIINDNKVYINNNNKTDYNNYFFIIIKNKKSYIEHFELINEISELFKIKEHQIYFCGIKDKYSNSTQIFSIKTNLEELNKNNYLVDFIKKREIVLPKLKLSFLCLSKENIGNENLIKNNFSIVVRDIIENQKECIQKNIEEIILYGLPNYFDEQRFGSFKKINGIPGKYFFQRNYEKFLVTFLEPYENEKKELKEIKHFILNNWREWNQILNKLEIFLEQIKKEYYKNKRNKNILKKILDEAKFLYRIISYIKSFNSSPSFFKCTKFISKNLIILLLNSYQSILFNSLLNNFLYFLNINYDLTIQKYEKLNKLTSLNFLTNLNANFFYFYKFKNNNYSYEFFNILKNLKLPLIGYDVNEKLKTHKIELEKLIDNYSFTDDNKYFLVDFISKSFNFIENNVNQLLKKEKLELSKMKVKSKLNMDIATKMRNIIVFPENLTYKFENDEIYKNKLKLILNFNLPKGSYATILIKRIF
- a CDS encoding MFS transporter — translated: MKNSISSDIKRKALLVIGMFGFISLFGDIIYESARSVYGPYTKLINLDIVLVGFITGFAEFFGYFLRILSGYLSDKTKAPWLFTFIGYGLLISVPMIGLVNSWYLVAAFIVLERIGKAIRSPAKDTLMSSYAKAIGTGMGFAIHEFFDQIGAFAGPLIFTFALFFIKRDDLIFKYRFGFSLLWIPFVLLMLILFYTFINAKDPEKFELLNDNKKEENKDKFNKIFFLYSTFTFLTTIGFISFVLIGYYLKERNMFSDGNIPLFYSIAMGIDAIVALIVGKIYDIMKEKKDSEIEGLTLLFVIPLFTLFIPLFLFLNKNIFVIVAVVLWGIVMGTHETIMKSAIADITHFKKRGLGYGIFNTIYGISIFIGSSIIGFLFKTNLIFVTIFIVLTQLLSFIVFFIIKNELKKLSIR